The genomic window TCTATTACATCATTTTTTCTTTTAAGGTATGCTTTGTTTTGATATCTTGGTATCTCAAATATCCATGAATATTCTAATTTTTCATCTGCTAAAACTATACCTATTAAGTTTTCAAACTCTTCATTTGGAAATCTATAAATTGCATCATTTGATTTTCCAATAAAACATAAAGGAGAGTTTAAATCTAGAATAGAATCCAATCTGTTTTTTTGATTTGTTTGTCTCAATAATAACATTGATTGGATGATTGAAGATTTTCCCACTCCATTTTGACCAGATAATACAGTCAAATTTCCCAAACTTAAGACGGTGTCCTTGTGAGATTTGAAATTTAATAAACGAAGATTAGTAATCATTTTCGATTGTTTCTTTAATTATTTTTTCTACTTCTTGAAATCTTCTCATTACACTATCTTTTAGAGCGGTTCCTTGTGTGATAGATCTTAGAAAAGCTAAATTTTTATGTAATTCAATAAACTTAAGTTTAAACCTTTCTTTCTTTCTTTTTAATATATTTCTGTCTGATTCGTTTAATTTAGAGAATGATACGCTTAAGACTTCAAATAATGCTTTATTAATAGGTTTTCGCCCATCTGATTCATTAAACCTTTTTCTAAATGCATCATTGCCAAATAAGTCATGAGCAAGCTTCATAGAATTGTAAAAATCATCTTTTAATTTAGATATTTCGACGTTACTTAATTCTCTTATCTCTGCCATACCATTATTTAAGAAGGTGTCTAAATTTGGTTCATAATTAGTATAGTTTATTAGATAAAAAGAAATAAACCGGGTTATAAAGTCTCTATCTTCCATTCTATATGGATCAATTCTATTATCTGTAGCTTTTACAAATTCTTTTCCTTCTCTAGTGGCATAAAGTTTAATTTCTTTTCCATCTCGATTTTTTCTAGTACGAATTTTATTTGTCTCGTCTTCATCATCTTTCCCTCTTGATAAATCGGCAACAAGTTCCGCTGGAATTCCTTGATTAATGGCATGTCTAATTTCTTGTTCCTTTAATTCTAAACCACCAGTGTTAACCCTTTTAAAGATGTTATATTTAACAGCATTTGGAGTTCCTTTTTCAATTATATATGTCGTAATTTGAAAAGTTTTAATACGTCTTTGAAAATTAGATGGGAGTTGATGAAAGAATAATCCATTATATTCTTGCAAAAACTCTAAATTTATTAATCTGAAATTTTCATGTAATACATAATTTTTTATTGTGCTTATTCGCTGAAGTCCATCTATTACTTCTAATTCATTTTCATCTAATTCATTAAAATAAAATGCTGGAATAGGTAGTTTTAGTAAAAGTGATTCTATAAATCTACTCTTTTTTGTATCATTCCATAAATTTGGTAATCTTTGAAATTCAGTATTTAAAACAATGAAATTATCTTCTAGATCATTAATTATTTGTCCTATATGTGAAGGAGTAGTTCTTACTTTAATTTTATTAGGATCGAAAGGAGTTTCAATATCAGCCATTTCGTTTGATATTTCTCTTTCGACATATTCAATGTCCTCAGAAACAGAAGTAAACTTATTAATGTCTAAGTTTAAGTTATTTGATTCGTAAATCGAATATTCGATTCCAGTTAAATTTAGAGTGAAATAAAAAAGTTCTTCATTAGAGTCATTTTTTATCTTATATATATTGAAATATGAAATATTTGGAAGAGGAATTTCTCTTAAGATGTTATAATTTTTTTTATCTAATAGCTCATTAACAGAATTAATATAAACTCTTGGGCCTTCAATCTGATTTTGATCTTTTATGCGAAATTTTATAATCGGATCAGAATTGTTGATTATATTAATTCTTAAATCCCATAGGTGCGATAATTTATCGTTATCACGATAGGTTTGTAAAGGATCTTTGTATTCATTGTAAACATTATTAAGATAGTGTAACAAATTATGTCTTGATAAGATGCAATTTGCTTCAAAACCTCTCTTTCCAAAAAAATCGATAGTATTATGGTTACTTTGTCCTACATAAAGTTTTGCTTCTCCGTTGCCTCCTCCAGTTTTGTTAGAAGGTACTACAAAT from Flavobacterium fluviale includes these protein-coding regions:
- a CDS encoding DUF262 domain-containing protein; this encodes MNSIQIQIEKQNFKLVDVIEKITIADSFVVPSNKTGGGNGEAKLYVGQSNHNTIDFFGKRGFEANCILSRHNLLHYLNNVYNEYKDPLQTYRDNDKLSHLWDLRINIINNSDPIIKFRIKDQNQIEGPRVYINSVNELLDKKNYNILREIPLPNISYFNIYKIKNDSNEELFYFTLNLTGIEYSIYESNNLNLDINKFTSVSEDIEYVEREISNEMADIETPFDPNKIKVRTTPSHIGQIINDLEDNFIVLNTEFQRLPNLWNDTKKSRFIESLLLKLPIPAFYFNELDENELEVIDGLQRISTIKNYVLHENFRLINLEFLQEYNGLFFHQLPSNFQRRIKTFQITTYIIEKGTPNAVKYNIFKRVNTGGLELKEQEIRHAINQGIPAELVADLSRGKDDEDETNKIRTRKNRDGKEIKLYATREGKEFVKATDNRIDPYRMEDRDFITRFISFYLINYTNYEPNLDTFLNNGMAEIRELSNVEISKLKDDFYNSMKLAHDLFGNDAFRKRFNESDGRKPINKALFEVLSVSFSKLNESDRNILKRKKERFKLKFIELHKNLAFLRSITQGTALKDSVMRRFQEVEKIIKETIENDY